A genomic window from Aethina tumida isolate Nest 87 chromosome 4, icAetTumi1.1, whole genome shotgun sequence includes:
- the LOC109596431 gene encoding probable tubulin polyglutamylase TTLL2 — MFEECFGNGPFIFRINENGTGPQLLLQVCLERGWKEYNQDICDNWNLWWRTSGFPVSHHKNLYAWQYINHIPKGSLICRKDNLVRYLRCMRKVYGSIYDFSPNGFNLPLEYTKLAAECSKGRVLSAKDESRHSFAEEKPIWICKPVAQSQGRGIFLFRKLSELNYDTNTIVQRYIEKPLLIGGYKFDLRLYVCIPSYHPLTIFMYREGLARFGTDKFSLNDLRNPFRHLTNCSINKLGPGYSELKERVGSGCKWTLRQLRRYFQQAGINDWLLWQRITSLVILTVLSHVSQIPESINCFEFFGFDVLIDSSLRPWLLEVNLSPALSNDCDADRMVKKPMLHDMFDLLGLPLYNTGLSVFNIWLDETDENRNETEKLSMANTVSVINAAGRWRKKHRKMSSRQASARSNSAVRTRVKNSSASNNKKGICMQKESVNLPRVHLDGKTCSQVYGRTIDDDIKKSSPYKPWGNGRNWNYPNAREGGWIRLWPFNIEKVVKTESNGNVKLMVNEVVKFTKTAKELAKKHASASESQLNEFLQQSVNITGDIWMPPV; from the exons ATGTTTGAGGAGTGTTTCGGAAATGGACCATTCATATTCAGGATAAATGAAAATGGAACTGGACCGCAGCTTCTACTTCAA GTTTGTTTGGAGAGGGGGTGGAAGGAATACAATCAGGACATTTGCGACAACTGGAATTTATGGTGGCGTACTTCTGGATTTCCTGTAAGCCACCATAAAAACTTGTATGCATGGCAG TACATAAACCATATTCCCAAAGGATCTTTAATTTGCCGAAAAGATAACCTTGTAAGATATCTTCGGTGTATGAGGAAAGTGTATGGATCCATTTATGATTTTAG TCCCAACGGATTTAACTTACCTTTGGAGTATACAAAATTAGCGGCTGAATGCAGTAAAGGAAGAGTGCTAAGTGCTAAAGATGAATCTCGTCATTCATTTGCAGAAGAAAAACCTATTTGGATTTGCAAACCTGTAGCTCAAAGTCAAGGAAGAGGCATATTCCTCTTTCGA AAATTAAGCGAATTGAATTATGATACGAACACAATTGTTCAGAGGTACATAGAAAAACCTCTTTTGATTGGTGGATACAAGTTTGATCTCCgtttgtatgtatgtattcCATCATACCATCCCCTAACAATATTCATGTACAGGGAAGGTCTCGCCAGATTCGGAACTGATAAATTTAGTCTCAACGATCTTAGAAATCCATTTAGACATCTAACTAATTGTTCAATCAATAAACTTGGGCCAGGATATAGCGAGTTAAAGGAACGTGTGGGTTCtg GTTGTAAATGGACTCTTCGACAGTTGCGAAGATATTTCCAACAAGCTGGTATAAATGACTGGTTGTTATGGCAGCGAATTACTTcattagttattttaacagtattaAGTCACGTTAGTCAAATTCCCGAATCAATTAACTGTTTTGAATTCTTCGGTTTTGATGTTTTGATCGACAGTTCGTTAAGACCATGGCTCTTAGAG GTTAATTTAAGTCCAGCATTAAGCAACGACTGTGATGCAGATAGAATGGTTAAGAAACCCATGTTACATGATATGTTCGATTTACTTGGTCTTCCCCTTTATAATACAGGCTTGTCAGTTTTTAACATTTGGCTAGATGAAACTGATGAGAATCGAaa TGAAACAGAAAAGCTCTCAATGGCCAACACAGTATCTGTAATAAACGCTGCAGGCAGATGGAGGAAAAAACACAGGAAAATGTCCTCGAGGCAAGCAAGTGCCAGATCTAACTCCGCCGTAAGAACAAGagtaaaaaattcatcagcaaGCAATAATAAGAAAGGGATTTGTATGCAGAAGG AGTCAGTAAACTTACCTCGTGTTCACTTGGATGGTAAAACTTGTTCTCAAGTTTATGGCAGAACG attgatgATGATATAAAGAAATCTTCACCTTATAAGCCTTGGGGTAATGGAAGGAACTGGAATTATCCCAATGCACGTGAAGGAGGATGGATAAGATTGTGGCCGTTTAATATAGAGAAAGTAGTGAAAACAGAGTCAAATGGGAACGTTAAGCTCATGGTTAACGAG gtTGTTAAGTTTACCAAGACAGCTAAAGAACTTGCCAAAAAACATGCATCAGCGTCCGAGAGTCAGCTTAATGAATTTCTTCAGCAAAGCGTGAATATCACAGGAGATATATGGATGCCACCCGTTTag
- the LOC109596430 gene encoding trafficking protein particle complex subunit 3, translated as MSRASTKFDTKKVNSELVTLTYGALVAQMVKDLENTDDVSKQLERLGYNMGIRLIEDFLAKTNTGRCLDLKDTADKIQTAFKMYLGVQPNVANWSAAGDEFSFILDSNPLTDLVEIPDDLKGLKYCNLICGVIRGALEMVQLDVQSWIVQDQLKGDQNTEIRVKFIRRLEDAMPAGEE; from the exons ATGTCTAGGGCATCAACTAAATTTGATACAAAAAAAGTT AATTCCGAATTAGTTACATTAACTTATGGGGCCTTGGTGGCACAAATGGTAAAAGATTTAGAAAACACAGATGATGTTAGCAAACAACTTGAGAGACTGGGATACAATATGGGGATTAGGTTAATAGAGGATTTCCTTGCGAAAACAAACACAGGAAGGTGTTTAGATTTAAAAGATACAGCAGATAAAATACAGACagcatttaaaatgtatttagggGTACAACCAAATGTTGCAAACTGGAGTGCTGCTGGTGAtgaattttcattcattttagaCTCTAATCCATTAACAGATTTAGTTGAAATACCTGATGACTTGAAGGGCTTGAAGTATTGCAATTTAATATGTGGGGTAATTAGAGGTGCTTTAGAAATGGTTCAGTTAGATGTACAAAGTTGGATTGTTCAA gatCAATTGAAGGGAGATCAAAATACAGAGATTAGagttaaatttattcgaaGATTGGAAGATGCAATGCCTGCAGGGGAGGAATAA